Proteins encoded by one window of Emticicia oligotrophica DSM 17448:
- a CDS encoding 5' nucleotidase, NT5C type, with the protein MTKKRIAIDMDDVLAAAGKKILATYNQLIGTNFKDEDFDGKAYFDVLDEQYYPVIREKIFEPGFFRDMEVMPDAIEVVKKLHDRFEVFIVSAATEFPNSLKEKIEWLEEHFPFISWKNVVLCGDKTIISADYLIDDHEKNLKPFKGKALMFNATHNQLLTDYDRFYNWKEIEAFFDAQ; encoded by the coding sequence ATGACAAAAAAACGTATTGCAATTGATATGGACGACGTATTGGCGGCCGCTGGAAAGAAAATCCTTGCAACTTATAACCAACTCATAGGGACTAACTTTAAAGATGAAGATTTTGATGGGAAAGCCTATTTCGATGTTTTAGATGAGCAATATTACCCTGTAATTAGAGAAAAAATCTTCGAACCAGGTTTTTTCAGAGATATGGAAGTAATGCCCGATGCAATAGAAGTTGTAAAGAAACTTCATGACCGTTTTGAGGTATTTATTGTCTCGGCAGCAACAGAGTTTCCTAATTCATTAAAAGAAAAAATTGAATGGTTGGAAGAACATTTTCCTTTCATTTCTTGGAAAAACGTTGTTCTTTGTGGCGATAAAACTATTATTTCTGCAGATTATTTGATTGATGACCACGAGAAAAATCTTAAACCATTTAAAGGTAAAGCATTGATGTTTAACGCCACTCATAACCAACTGCTAACTGATTACGATAGGTTTTATAATTGGAAAGAAATTGAGGCATTTTTTGATGCACAATAA
- a CDS encoding lysoplasmalogenase has product MNRNQTITYAILGITNIFSGFLGLEWLNFLTKPLLMITLAIFYFQHVKTSLNTVDRIMIIALVFSCLGDTFLMFQGKNPQFFLLGLGSFLVSQLSYAFVFRKQGKTQHIRRIPFLIYVISLLTFLFGSIPAAFKAPVIVYACAISLMGITASERTSSTNSFQQVLIGAILFIISDSLIAINKFAIAIPLSGFWIMITYIVAQYFIVNGILLNRKQ; this is encoded by the coding sequence ATGAATCGTAACCAAACCATTACTTATGCCATTCTCGGCATAACCAACATTTTTTCAGGCTTTTTGGGACTTGAATGGCTTAATTTTCTGACAAAGCCATTGCTCATGATTACTTTGGCTATTTTTTATTTTCAGCATGTAAAAACAAGCCTAAATACTGTCGATAGAATCATGATTATTGCTTTGGTTTTTTCTTGTTTGGGCGATACTTTTCTCATGTTTCAAGGAAAAAATCCGCAGTTTTTTCTTTTAGGTTTAGGTTCATTTTTAGTATCTCAATTATCTTACGCTTTTGTTTTTCGAAAGCAAGGGAAAACTCAGCATATTAGGAGAATACCATTTCTTATTTATGTCATTTCACTGCTAACTTTTTTATTCGGAAGTATTCCAGCAGCATTCAAAGCTCCGGTAATTGTCTATGCTTGTGCGATTAGTCTGATGGGAATAACAGCCTCCGAGCGGACAAGTTCCACCAATAGCTTTCAACAAGTATTGATTGGAGCTATCCTTTTTATCATTTCCGACTCGCTAATTGCTATCAATAAATTTGCAATAGCAATACCCCTTTCTGGCTTTTGGATAATGATTACTTATATCGTTGCTCAATATTTCATTGTCAATGGCATTTTATTGAACCGAAAGCAGTAA
- the pafA gene encoding alkaline phosphatase PafA — protein sequence MKRLIFLLFLIGFGASAQKKETPTTSKKPKLVLGIMVDQMRYDYLYRYYDKYTEGGFKRLMNEGFNCKNNHYHYANTITGPGHAAVYTGSVPAVNGIIGNEWYDPLANRSVYVAEDTTVKAVGTEASAVEGKRSPVNMHTTTITDQLKIATEFRSKVIGIAIKDRGGILPAGHSADAAYWFDAKSGNWISSTYYMNELPKWVQDFNAQKWPDKLIAQKWTTLLPIKEYTESEEDDQEYENVLSGEKSPVFPHSLANISALLTSAYGNTLTKEMTLATLKNEKMGQSKETDFLCVSFSTPDYVGHATGTHSIEIEDTYLRLDRDIAEVLKNLDMTLGKGNYTVFLTADHGVADVAGFLKKHKIPSGIVELSKEINYLNGEMVAKFGEGKWIKAQDNYQLYLDKDLMKKKNVSMAQVYELVKEKMLILGSSVYQVVNMHDIASATIPPYYKPLIENVYNPKRSGDIMILFEPAWYSGYKKGTTHGTMWQYDRHVPLLWYGWGVQQGETVEQTYIADISATLAAMLNILEPNGCVGQPIKEVIKKK from the coding sequence ATGAAACGACTAATCTTTTTACTTTTTTTAATAGGATTTGGAGCTTCAGCTCAAAAAAAAGAAACACCAACTACCTCAAAAAAACCTAAACTTGTATTAGGTATCATGGTTGACCAAATGCGTTATGACTACCTTTATCGCTACTACGATAAATATACTGAAGGTGGGTTCAAGCGTTTAATGAATGAAGGGTTCAACTGTAAAAACAATCATTATCATTATGCTAATACAATAACTGGCCCAGGACACGCCGCTGTTTACACAGGCTCGGTTCCAGCAGTAAATGGTATTATTGGTAATGAATGGTACGACCCACTGGCTAATCGCTCGGTATATGTAGCCGAGGATACAACTGTAAAAGCAGTTGGAACAGAGGCTTCTGCCGTTGAAGGAAAGCGTTCGCCTGTAAATATGCACACAACTACCATCACCGACCAGTTGAAGATTGCTACCGAGTTTCGCTCTAAAGTAATTGGGATTGCAATCAAAGATAGAGGAGGTATTTTACCAGCAGGCCACAGTGCCGATGCGGCTTATTGGTTTGATGCGAAGTCAGGAAATTGGATTTCGAGTACTTATTATATGAATGAGCTACCAAAGTGGGTTCAAGATTTTAATGCTCAGAAGTGGCCAGATAAACTAATTGCTCAAAAGTGGACCACTCTTTTACCGATTAAAGAATACACTGAAAGTGAAGAAGATGACCAAGAATATGAGAATGTTCTCTCGGGTGAAAAATCGCCTGTTTTCCCTCATTCTTTAGCGAATATTTCTGCATTACTTACTTCGGCTTACGGAAATACGCTTACGAAAGAAATGACTTTGGCTACGCTTAAAAATGAAAAAATGGGGCAAAGTAAAGAAACAGATTTTCTTTGTGTAAGTTTCTCAACTCCTGATTATGTAGGACATGCCACAGGTACTCATTCTATTGAAATAGAAGATACCTATCTACGTCTTGACCGCGATATTGCTGAAGTATTGAAAAATTTAGATATGACTTTAGGTAAAGGTAATTATACAGTATTTCTTACCGCTGACCACGGGGTAGCTGATGTAGCTGGATTCTTGAAAAAGCATAAAATTCCATCGGGTATTGTAGAACTATCGAAAGAAATAAACTACCTAAATGGAGAAATGGTGGCTAAATTTGGTGAAGGTAAATGGATTAAAGCTCAAGATAACTACCAGTTATATCTTGACAAAGATTTGATGAAAAAGAAGAATGTTTCAATGGCTCAAGTTTATGAATTAGTCAAAGAAAAAATGCTCATTCTGGGTTCATCAGTTTATCAAGTTGTGAATATGCACGATATTGCTTCGGCAACTATTCCGCCCTACTATAAACCATTAATTGAGAATGTGTATAATCCAAAACGCAGTGGAGATATCATGATTTTATTTGAGCCTGCTTGGTATAGTGGTTATAAGAAAGGTACAACTCACGGTACAATGTGGCAATATGACCGCCACGTGCCTTTATTATGGTATGGATGGGGTGTTCAACAAGGCGAAACCGTTGAACAAACTTATATCGCCGATATTTCTGCTACTTTGGCAGCAATGTTGAATATTTTAGAACCAAATGGTTGCGTTGGTCAACCGATTAAGGAGGTTATCAAAAAGAAGTAA
- a CDS encoding M28 family metallopeptidase yields the protein MTAKQIVEQLTSFPNRGVATPNETPVLEFLSSLFTNQHLSKESFRTPKTYISVVWWLILGISGGLICLNFSTIIGLIIVFIFVTMSLLYFNWYASPVTSFPPLVTSHNLVVKNQNSSKPKKLILMAHWDTAPISLLYRPEIVGNFRKSLKTSLILMMIAQFLAISQFLLPNNFLLLISNVLALYFLIQGITASIDFFRLGYSNGASDNATGVAAAIETARKLWRKNLENLDVELVLTGAEEVGMIGARAYMKAHYETFTKETYLINFDTLGSGDLKIITQTGSWGNIVYDNDLVKIATEITQNNSALQEVKTGAWHTADFDSVWFQRAGIPSVTLAALNKNGRMPNIHRPTDILANVDFKPMEKAIMLAEVIGIQLNNPKHES from the coding sequence ATGACAGCCAAACAAATTGTTGAGCAATTAACCTCATTTCCAAACCGAGGGGTAGCTACACCTAACGAAACTCCTGTATTGGAATTTTTATCGAGTCTATTTACAAATCAGCATTTAAGTAAAGAGTCATTTAGAACTCCAAAAACATATATTTCGGTAGTTTGGTGGTTAATTTTGGGAATTTCTGGTGGACTAATCTGTCTAAACTTCTCCACAATTATTGGCTTAATCATAGTTTTTATATTCGTGACGATGTCGCTACTTTATTTCAACTGGTATGCATCACCTGTCACGAGTTTTCCACCCTTGGTTACATCTCATAATTTAGTCGTAAAAAATCAAAACTCGAGCAAGCCCAAGAAACTAATCTTAATGGCTCATTGGGACACCGCCCCCATTTCATTGCTTTATCGCCCTGAAATAGTAGGAAATTTCAGAAAATCGCTCAAAACGAGTCTGATACTCATGATGATAGCACAGTTTTTGGCTATTTCTCAGTTTTTACTTCCAAACAATTTTTTACTGCTTATTTCAAATGTTTTGGCTCTTTATTTTCTGATTCAAGGCATCACTGCGAGTATTGATTTCTTTAGACTTGGCTATTCTAATGGTGCATCAGATAATGCAACTGGTGTAGCGGCGGCTATTGAAACTGCTCGCAAATTATGGCGTAAAAATTTAGAAAACCTTGATGTAGAATTAGTTTTAACTGGAGCTGAAGAGGTTGGAATGATTGGTGCAAGGGCTTATATGAAAGCTCATTATGAAACATTTACCAAAGAAACATACCTTATCAACTTTGATACGCTAGGTAGTGGAGATTTAAAGATTATTACTCAAACAGGAAGCTGGGGAAATATTGTCTATGATAACGATTTAGTAAAAATTGCCACTGAAATCACTCAGAATAATTCGGCTTTGCAAGAAGTGAAAACAGGTGCTTGGCACACGGCCGATTTTGATTCTGTATGGTTTCAAAGAGCAGGTATTCCATCTGTTACTTTGGCGGCACTCAACAAAAACGGTCGAATGCCTAATATACATCGCCCAACAGACATACTTGCTAATGTAGATTTCAAACCTATGGAAAAGGCTATTATGCTTGCAGAAGTCATCGGGATACAACTAAACAACCCTAAACATGAATCGTAA
- a CDS encoding TonB-dependent receptor has product MKRTLLIYIILLNLGAGKIQAQNSKDCDCFIQGIVQDQNTKQPIIGAVVLIKELNKGISTDSKGFYRISNLCQGKYTIIGRIVGYEEKSYTINLEHGAEQNIKLNETELHLANIDIKAQKIDNLTQNKSLLENTALDQTRGQSLGEALKQISGVTTLQTGSSIAKPVIHGMHSNRVLIMNNGVRQEGQQWGSEHAPEIDPFVAKKITVLKGAAGVRYGSDAIAGVIMLEPDALPDSTLIKGEVNSIYFSNGHQAVNSGILEGGIRKYSKDQIPYSFGMRLQGTYKRGGDISTPNYRLANTGIEEINYSLSANYKKRNFNSEVFYSQFNTQLAVFAGSHIGNVTDLIDAIKRGTPLAIYTPENFSYNIGRPYQDVQHNLLKLKNSLKITKGILSLTLGKQYDFRREIDILRGDKNLTQLFKLNTYTGELLFEHQPILKILTGSIGINSLYQENLTTGTLTAPRTSTVLIPNFQNFTSGLFLIERIVRKQWEIETGFRYDFRHLSVYRIPRGTQSVEHDIRNNQNFTGTAGINYRPNARWNFLTNISSAWRAATVNELYSDGVHHGAASFERGDENLQPEKALNTSFTANYIAKNIQFEAHIYNNFIQNFIFLSPTGRPALTIRGAFPEFIYTQTQALFQGFDLSSNFQFIKYFSFNSKLSYLKAQDITHQQPLIQIPANRLENTIRFEKKNTSVSLTHLYVAKQKRIPTKIIFTDIPSSEIVFTEYGGDFAPPPAAYMLWSATISQQITLSQQSRLNVSITINNALNTSYRDYLNRFRYFADEIGRNVALRVKYSF; this is encoded by the coding sequence ATGAAGCGAACACTACTTATATACATCATTTTATTAAATTTGGGTGCTGGGAAAATTCAAGCCCAAAACTCAAAAGACTGTGACTGCTTCATTCAAGGTATTGTTCAAGACCAAAATACCAAACAGCCAATCATCGGAGCAGTTGTGTTAATAAAGGAGTTAAACAAAGGCATAAGCACAGATAGTAAAGGTTTTTACCGTATTTCTAATCTTTGTCAAGGAAAATACACCATAATCGGCCGAATAGTAGGGTATGAAGAGAAAAGCTACACTATCAATTTAGAACATGGAGCTGAACAAAATATAAAACTTAACGAAACCGAACTACACTTAGCCAATATTGATATAAAAGCACAAAAAATTGATAATCTGACTCAAAATAAAAGCTTACTTGAGAATACGGCACTTGACCAAACTCGTGGACAATCATTAGGAGAAGCATTGAAACAGATTTCTGGCGTAACTACCTTACAAACAGGAAGTTCGATAGCTAAACCTGTTATTCACGGTATGCATTCGAATAGAGTTTTAATTATGAACAATGGTGTAAGACAAGAAGGCCAACAATGGGGTAGTGAACACGCCCCTGAAATAGACCCATTTGTTGCTAAAAAAATCACCGTTTTAAAAGGAGCCGCTGGAGTTCGCTATGGTTCTGATGCTATTGCGGGTGTAATTATGCTCGAACCCGATGCCCTACCCGACTCTACTCTCATAAAAGGTGAAGTAAATAGTATATACTTTTCAAATGGCCATCAGGCGGTCAATTCAGGTATTTTAGAAGGGGGTATTAGGAAATATTCAAAAGACCAAATACCCTATTCTTTCGGTATGAGATTGCAAGGCACATACAAGCGTGGTGGTGATATTTCAACCCCAAATTATCGCTTAGCCAATACTGGAATCGAAGAAATAAATTATTCTTTATCAGCCAATTACAAGAAAAGAAACTTCAATTCTGAGGTATTTTATAGTCAATTTAATACCCAATTAGCTGTTTTTGCGGGTTCACATATTGGGAATGTTACTGACCTCATTGATGCAATCAAACGCGGAACGCCCCTAGCCATTTATACACCCGAAAACTTCAGCTATAACATTGGCCGCCCTTACCAAGATGTTCAACACAATTTATTAAAACTCAAAAATTCACTTAAAATAACAAAAGGTATTTTGAGTCTTACATTGGGTAAACAATACGATTTTAGAAGAGAAATAGATATTTTGAGAGGAGATAAAAATTTAACTCAATTATTTAAACTCAATACCTACACTGGCGAGTTACTCTTTGAACACCAACCAATTTTGAAAATCCTTACGGGTTCAATTGGCATCAACTCTCTTTATCAAGAAAATCTCACAACAGGTACACTCACAGCACCCCGCACATCAACGGTATTGATTCCAAATTTCCAAAACTTTACATCTGGCCTATTCTTGATTGAACGAATAGTAAGAAAACAATGGGAAATTGAAACAGGGTTTCGATATGATTTTCGACATTTGAGTGTTTATCGAATTCCAAGAGGTACACAAAGTGTTGAACATGATATCAGAAATAATCAGAATTTTACAGGCACCGCTGGTATTAATTATCGCCCCAATGCTCGCTGGAATTTCTTGACTAATATTAGTTCAGCATGGCGTGCTGCAACTGTCAACGAACTCTACAGTGATGGAGTACATCATGGAGCTGCGAGTTTTGAGCGTGGAGATGAAAATTTACAACCCGAAAAAGCTTTGAATACTTCTTTTACGGCTAACTATATTGCTAAAAACATTCAATTTGAGGCACATATCTATAATAATTTTATACAAAATTTTATTTTTTTATCACCAACAGGAAGGCCCGCTCTAACTATTCGTGGGGCATTTCCAGAATTTATCTATACTCAAACGCAGGCTCTTTTTCAAGGTTTTGATTTAAGCTCTAACTTTCAGTTTATCAAGTACTTTTCGTTCAATTCTAAACTTTCATACCTAAAAGCTCAAGATATTACTCACCAACAACCACTTATTCAGATTCCAGCTAACAGACTTGAAAATACTATCCGATTCGAAAAGAAAAATACCTCCGTTTCACTGACCCATTTATATGTAGCGAAACAAAAGAGAATTCCCACGAAAATTATTTTTACAGATATACCTAGTTCTGAAATTGTATTCACTGAATACGGTGGTGATTTCGCCCCACCTCCTGCGGCATATATGCTTTGGAGTGCTACCATAAGCCAGCAAATAACATTAAGCCAACAATCAAGACTTAATGTTTCGATTACCATCAACAATGCACTCAATACATCCTATCGTGATTACCTCAATCGCTTCAGATACTTTGCTGATGAAATTGGTCGTAATGTGGCCTTAAGAGTTAAATATTCATTTTAA